A portion of the Cydia strobilella chromosome 5, ilCydStro3.1, whole genome shotgun sequence genome contains these proteins:
- the LOC134741360 gene encoding oocyte zinc finger protein XlCOF19-like, whose protein sequence is MQTKQKTLHQCTFEGCNSVFNRPYRLTQHLLVHKNIKGFPCPESNCGKAYTNKSHLDRHINNTHIITENDMLFSCPTCLKKYANRQNLKRHINTTHKVKIPFSCEICKLSFLKKHQLTAHMYQHTGILSFSCELCHKEFVSLKEKKKHARKHKIYSCSECNATFSLWSKYQKHIKLDHMGRAFVCNECDRHFKLRSHIVRHIKTHSKIKNRTFPCPYDNCQRVYSRNSNLKQHILMKHERIRHECQICGAELSTKAKLVLHLKLHSEPNIKTKPPKTKLTGRKERKDAGSMKISTAIKLAGVNEALEPEIIDVIV, encoded by the exons ATGCAAACTAAACAGAAAACTTTACATCAATGCACTTTTGAAGGTTGCAACAGCGTTTTTAACAGACCGTATAGATTGACGCAACACTTGTTAGTTCATAAAAACATC AAAGGTTTTCCATGTCCTGAAAGTAACTGCGGCAAAGCTTATACGAACAAAAGTCATCTAGATAGACACATCAATAATACACATATAATTACTGAAAATGATATGTTATTCAG CTGTCCAACATGCCTGAAGAAGTATGCTAACAGACAGAACTTGAAGAGACATATAAACACTACTCACAAAGTGAAGATACCATTTTCATGTGAAATTTGCAAGTTAAGTTTTCTGAAGAAACATCAGTTAACAGCACATATGTACCAGCATACTGGAATTTTGTCATTCAG CTGTGAGCTTTGTCACAAAGAATTTGTGAGTCTCAAAGAAAAGAAGAAACATGCTCGAAAACATAAGATATACAGTTGCTCTGAGTGTAATGCCACATTCAGCCTGTGGTCTAAATATCAGAAGCACATAAAATTAGACCACATGGGCAGag CATTTGTTTGTAATGAGTGTGATAGACATTTTAAACTACGCAGTCACATAGTGCGGCACATTAAAACACATTcgaaaataaaaaacagaacTTTTCCATGCCCTTATGACAACTGTCAgcg ggTTTATTCAAGGAACAGTAATTTAAAACAACATATTCTAATGAAACATGAGAGAATAAGACATGAATGTCAAATATGTGGAGCAGAGTTGAGTACTAAG gccAAATTGGTATTGCACTTGAAGCTACACAGTGAGCCGAATATTAAAACCAAGCCTCCAAAAACAAAACTGACTGGACGTAAAGAGAGAAAAGATGCGGGTAGTATGAAAATCTCTACGGCTATCAAGCTTGCTGGAGTCAACGAAGCACTAGAACCAGAAATCATTGATGTTAttgtttga
- the LOC134741362 gene encoding putative neutral sphingomyelinase isoform X1, protein MSGFSLNIFTLNCWGIPIVSKNRKERMKAISSYLQESCHTVVCLQEIWSEDDYLFIKEKLKRNLPYSHYFYSGVLGSGLCVFSKWLIQDVFFHQWPLNGYIHKIHHGDWFGGKGVGLCRIRVKDRLVNIYCTHLHAQYHEDDIYLAHRTLQAHSTAEIVSLTKSTADVSILAGDLNTGPGDLSYRLITELPSLIDPYDLECENTNPAVRKATGTNDNANNSYSDKRQVKLCPEGKRLDHILYHVNSQWAAEVINFGNPLEDRVPGEQFSYSDHNAVALELHMRPTEGSYKDHKVYNKDGSLDDTIAAAYKVCDEAYTNLSKTRKLYLLAGGLIFMFLLGSFGHWTDYVLYNVLKIIITGLSFYYLIMGTLWNRIETNSLKAGLSALDNFGKTRRQL, encoded by the exons ATGTCGGgcttttctttaaatatttttacgctCAATTGTTG GGGTATACCTATTGTCTCTAAAAACAGAAAAGAACGTATGAAAGCAATCTCTTCATATCTACAAGAAAGTTGTCATACAGTGGTGTGCCTACAGGAGATTTGGAGTGAGGATGATTATctgtttattaaagaaaaactgaaACGCAACCTGCCCTACTCTCATTACTTCTACAG TGGAGTCCTTGGATCAGGTCTCTGTGTTTTCTCAAAGTGGCTTATCCAGGACGTTTTTTTCCACCAATGGCCATTGAATGGCTACATCCATAAGATCCACCATGGGGATTGGTTTGGAGGCAAGGGTGTCGGTTTGTGTCGGATCCGAGTAAAAGATAGGCTGGTTAACATTTACTGTACCCAT TTACATGCTCAGTACCATGAGGATGATATTTACTTAGCACATAGGACTCTGCAAGCGCATTCCACTGCAGAGATTGTAAGTCTGACTAAATCCACAGCCGATGTATCCATCCTTGCTGGAGACCTCAACACAGGCCCTGGCGATTTGTCCTACAG attAATAACAGAACTTCCATCACTCATAGACCCGTACGACTTGGAGTGTGAGAATACCAACCCTGCTGTTAGGAAAGCCACCGGCACCAACGACAACGCCAACAACAGCTACTCTGATAAGAGGCAAGTGAAGCTGTGCCCTGAGGGGAAGAGGCTTGATCATATACTGTACCATGTCAACTCTCAGTGGGCG gccgAGGTCATTAACTTTGGCAACCCACTCGAAGATAGGGTGCCTGGGGAGCAATTTTCGTACTCGGACCACAACGCAGTTGCCCTTGAACTGCATATGCGGCCGACAGAAGGCTCGTACAAAGACCACAAGGTCTATAATAAGGACGGGTCGCTGGATGACACGATTGCAGCCGCCTACAAAGTCTGCGATGAGGCTTACACCAACTTGTCCAAAACAAGAAAGCTGTATTTGTTAGCTGGAGGTCTGATCTTCATGTTCCTACTAGGCTCATTTGGTCACTGGACGGACTACGTATTATACAACGTACTTAAGATAATTATCACTGGACTAAGCTTCTATTATCTGATAATGGGAACTTTGTGGAACAGAATTGAGACGAACAGCTTGAAAGCGGGACTGAGCGCTCTTGACAATTTTGGCAAAACCAGGAGGCAGTTGTAA
- the LOC134741362 gene encoding putative neutral sphingomyelinase isoform X2: MKAISSYLQESCHTVVCLQEIWSEDDYLFIKEKLKRNLPYSHYFYSGVLGSGLCVFSKWLIQDVFFHQWPLNGYIHKIHHGDWFGGKGVGLCRIRVKDRLVNIYCTHLHAQYHEDDIYLAHRTLQAHSTAEIVSLTKSTADVSILAGDLNTGPGDLSYRLITELPSLIDPYDLECENTNPAVRKATGTNDNANNSYSDKRQVKLCPEGKRLDHILYHVNSQWAAEVINFGNPLEDRVPGEQFSYSDHNAVALELHMRPTEGSYKDHKVYNKDGSLDDTIAAAYKVCDEAYTNLSKTRKLYLLAGGLIFMFLLGSFGHWTDYVLYNVLKIIITGLSFYYLIMGTLWNRIETNSLKAGLSALDNFGKTRRQL; this comes from the exons ATGAAAGCAATCTCTTCATATCTACAAGAAAGTTGTCATACAGTGGTGTGCCTACAGGAGATTTGGAGTGAGGATGATTATctgtttattaaagaaaaactgaaACGCAACCTGCCCTACTCTCATTACTTCTACAG TGGAGTCCTTGGATCAGGTCTCTGTGTTTTCTCAAAGTGGCTTATCCAGGACGTTTTTTTCCACCAATGGCCATTGAATGGCTACATCCATAAGATCCACCATGGGGATTGGTTTGGAGGCAAGGGTGTCGGTTTGTGTCGGATCCGAGTAAAAGATAGGCTGGTTAACATTTACTGTACCCAT TTACATGCTCAGTACCATGAGGATGATATTTACTTAGCACATAGGACTCTGCAAGCGCATTCCACTGCAGAGATTGTAAGTCTGACTAAATCCACAGCCGATGTATCCATCCTTGCTGGAGACCTCAACACAGGCCCTGGCGATTTGTCCTACAG attAATAACAGAACTTCCATCACTCATAGACCCGTACGACTTGGAGTGTGAGAATACCAACCCTGCTGTTAGGAAAGCCACCGGCACCAACGACAACGCCAACAACAGCTACTCTGATAAGAGGCAAGTGAAGCTGTGCCCTGAGGGGAAGAGGCTTGATCATATACTGTACCATGTCAACTCTCAGTGGGCG gccgAGGTCATTAACTTTGGCAACCCACTCGAAGATAGGGTGCCTGGGGAGCAATTTTCGTACTCGGACCACAACGCAGTTGCCCTTGAACTGCATATGCGGCCGACAGAAGGCTCGTACAAAGACCACAAGGTCTATAATAAGGACGGGTCGCTGGATGACACGATTGCAGCCGCCTACAAAGTCTGCGATGAGGCTTACACCAACTTGTCCAAAACAAGAAAGCTGTATTTGTTAGCTGGAGGTCTGATCTTCATGTTCCTACTAGGCTCATTTGGTCACTGGACGGACTACGTATTATACAACGTACTTAAGATAATTATCACTGGACTAAGCTTCTATTATCTGATAATGGGAACTTTGTGGAACAGAATTGAGACGAACAGCTTGAAAGCGGGACTGAGCGCTCTTGACAATTTTGGCAAAACCAGGAGGCAGTTGTAA